Part of the Venturia canescens isolate UGA chromosome 2, ASM1945775v1, whole genome shotgun sequence genome is shown below.
CCGGTTCGTGATAAACTCAGTATAAATCCCGACGACGGTCTTGATGGCTCCGAAACTCCGGCTCTGCAGAAACAAGTCAAGGAACAATTGCGGGCTGGCCTTAGCACACTGCCGGCACCCCGGAACGATTACGAGATCGTCGTACCCGAAGACGAAACGAAGGAGGATGGCACCGAAATCCCGGTTGACGACGTTATCGAAGATCAAGCTGACATTGACGCGAGAAAACAACAAGAAATTTTAGaacaaagtaatttttttttttagtaatagAAACATTTATTGTCCCTTCCAATATTGTTTGagtatgaatttttcttttcgagtAACATCCAAAGACACTACACTTTTATAGAGTAGAATAATATATTTGCATGCAATATTTTTGCAGATAAAAAAGAACTTGCACGAAGATCACAAGTCATTCAGAGGAGCTTGCCTCGCCCAGTTGAGGTCAATATGAATATACTGCGACCAATAATGGACTCACCATTGACTGATCTTCAAAGGGTAATGTTCACCATTTTCTCCTAACTTATTGATTATGAacgagtatttttttattgtggttttttttattaggcAGAAGAGCTGATTAAAAGAGAAATGATCGCAATGCTGCAGTACGACGCAATACAGAATCCACTTCAAACGAATAACAGACGCGGTGCATCGATCATGTCCCTCGCTCAATCTTATCTCGATCAGCATCCTTATGACAATTTTGAGCAGGAAGATCTTAAAGCTGTAAGCACTtcgttcaacaaattttttaacgatATGCGAAAGAAGACATTTCTAGCAAGGTTCTATTCAGGTTTTGCTGTTTCATCTCGTTTCAGGCAGAACAACTTCTCACCGATGAAATGAACGTCGTACGAGAAGGAATGGCCCATGGCGATCTCAGTTTGGACGCCTATACTACAGTTTGGGAGGAATGTTTGTCTCAGGTAATTAGGAAAATTGCATGTGTGTTGAAAGATCATGAAGTTCTAGAGATTTCtaggaaaagaaataaaaaacaaccAATATAATTTATCATCAACATTCCATATTCATCTCGATTCAATAAATGTTATAGAAATTGTGATTTATGAGCATATACACGTTATTACTAGCCCAGGTATTGAGAGTTACTGTTCATTCCAGATTTTGTATCTGGAGACACAAAAACGATACACGAGGGCGACCCTGGCTTCCAAAAAGGATCGCGTGGAAGCTTTTGAGAGAAAATTGGAAGAGAATCGGGTTCATATGACTGGAGAAGCGAAACGAGCTGCAAAAATGgagaagaaattgaaaatactCACCGGTGGCTATCAagtaattcatcaattttcttttgtcGTTCGAGTTATAAATTCATCGACGAGTTTAGTTTGGGTAGTTTGAGccacttcatttttatttcaccgatATTTGAAACATACAAAAATGATCCTTTACTTTCAGTCTCGCGCCCAAGTGTTGACAAAACAACTGCACGATCACTGGGAACAGATTGAACAGGCACACTTGGAGCtttcaactttcaaatttttgcaaGCTCAGGAAGAAGCGGCTGTACCGAGAAGAATAAATGGTCTTATGGATGACGTGAACAGGCAAACTCAGCGTGAAAAGGTTCTGCAATCTCGGTTTTCCGACCTTCAGGATCAGTTACAAGAATTACAACTGCAAtgactaaaaaatgaaaatcgaataaaaaaaaggagatgAAATAGGGACGAGGCGGTATAAGAAACGACAGAAAGgtaattttctgaaaaaataatgctgtTCATAAAAAAAGCTCACTTCGACTttcgaatcaataaaaaatgaaaaaaaaattgttcgatgAATATCGACGAATAATTAAAAAcggattttcttttattaacaCAGGCATCGATTTCGTGTAAAACAGTAAAATTCAATGtttaaatccatttttttttaggcTTAAGTTTCATTAAGTGTATGTCCTCGCTGGAGTACATTGAATCTTGATCCGAAATTGGTACAATTTCCACGCTGAACTGGTTCCTTAATTTCTCCATAAAAATCTCCCAAACTCGAATTTGTCCAGGTGTGTCTCTCTCCTCTTGTGACAATATTGCATACGATTGAGCATTCCGATTCAACAACATTTCCAATGTTTTGAGCAAAGGGTCTATCGACTGAAATTGAAAGAACGTAAGCACCACCATCGGTCGATTCTCCTATCCAGCGGGTATGAATCTTAACAAAAATACCTCTGCGTAATATACACAGTCAGCCAAAAGAATAATATCTGGTGATAAATCCTCAAGAATTTCCTTCCCCCATTCCAAAACTTGGGCGCACACAGAGCCACCGAATTTTTTCCAGTGATCCTCATTCACTTGAATGTTTCTCTCCAATATCGGTAAAGCACTTGCTAAATCTGTGCAGATTACTTGAGCCCTGAAGATACATGATTtaactcatgaattttttgtgtTCAACACTATTTTTCCACTAAAAAGTGACTGAAAGTGACTTGAAaaacaaactttaaaattCAGTCTTGTTTCTCCGCATCGGGTTCACCTTTTCAATGTTGGTTCGATAAAGAATAAACAGAGTTCGAATTCCGattaattttgaagaaaacagTTGTAAGAGCATAGTTGATCGCGTGATAAATACGATGAATCTGATACAAAGCCACGAaataaagaataaagaaaaatgtaaaatgaggtctaaaataaaaagagcaatTTTTGTGATGTTCGGGTCACATGTAATCCCATCCCAGAACTGTGGAGCAAGATTATCCGAGAAAAAAGCATGTCGTAAGGTTGATTTTGTTTGTGGCACATTTTTCATACTCATGAGAGATAtccagacaaaaaaaattaattcctcCAAACAGAAAATTAAGTATTCTTGTACCGTTAATAAATATTCACCGAACGTGATTATTATGCACTGTTCGCGCCCCGACATAAATCGAATGTGATTGTGCAtataatgacaaaaaaaaaccttaTTATCGCGGATACGAGAAATACATTCATAAttcgaagttgaaaaaaaaataacaggtTTCAAGAACTAAGGCTAGGAATGTttccaaatgatttttcatcatcgagGTTGAAGTCAGTTCTTCCAATGTCGaaactttattgaaaaaactatTGAATTTAGAACAATTTTATACAGCGGAAACTCGTGGTGAGGACAATTAAGATTTTTGGTTGCAAGCTTTCGATCTCTCAACGACGTACTTTTCTCAAAATATATGGTGCAAAATAGTTATGAGCAAAAGTACGTACGATCAGTATCTCGCAGAAAAATCCTGAAGGAttagacgacgctgaagtttccaacgttggagttcaacgaaatgaacgaaaaaaacgtttttgattcaccaattttttatttcacgaatcgttggtgcagcttgcaaaactacgaatcgcaaatttggcagggaacaaaataggagaattactggaattattggagagtttttttcgatcatttcgttggactccaacgttggaaacttcagcgtcataggaTTAGCGAGTTGTTAAATAAGTCCCAAGTGGGACTCTGAGCAAGTGTAGAAGTGAAACCCAACAGAACTTTTGAATCCCGAATCGAAACCGATTGATTTGAACTTTTACAAGTGAAATGATGGAAGtacatataataaaaattaagtaCCCAAGACACGCGGCGGTCATGCCTACACAACCGATCCCTGATCCTAATTCAACAACTTTCTTTCCAAACAACCAATTCCCACCGTATTTGTCATTCTGACAACAAACGTCGAGATACTTTGCAAGTACCAACGCCGCGTCCCACACTACGCAATTTACATCCCCTATTTTTTGCTGATGTAGCGTTAGACTGCATTCTCGTGATTCTATTTCGAAAGATCTTGTAAAAATATCATCTAAACCCTTCATTTTCAATATACGAAATTcctaaaattcaataatgtttCTATTTATTTCACAATAATATCTTAATAATTTCTAGAGCACCGCGAAGTACTACAGTCACTACAGTAACAGTACAACGTAGTAGTACAACCAGCAACTAACCAACAAGTTTTGGTTCGATTGGCTCCGGTTGCCTGAACCAAGAACCAACAAGTATACTGTTGATTGAGATGAGAAATGAGAACCATTATCGTGCACGTGGTTACTGACAGTGGCGGTGCCGCTAGTGGTGTAAAAGATGGGCAAGCAAAATGATGATCtcgatatttatttgaaaaaggaAAGCTCCTTcacaatcattcaaattttataaaaaatattgccaAATGATTTTAAAGCTATACTAAATTCAAGGATTAaccaaaataaatgaaacgatTGTCGTCTTATTTGTGCCAGAACGATGAACAGCACACTTGAAGCCCGCAAAATTCGTGATAGAAGCGCACCACTCGGCAGTCTCACTAACTAAAAGTTGTTTTCGTAagagcaataaaaaataaaaatataaaaccgtAAAACCGTATTTGGAAGAATGGAATAGGAgttaaatatataataataaaaaccaACATTATTGTTATTTAAATTTGATTTATTGACCTTTTCAATGCAGTGATCAAGGATTGTTTGAGATTcgatatttgcaaaaattggTGGTACGTTTGTTTACATACGCTGATGAGATCCCTTTTTTTCGTCTATACATATAAATGTGGAGAATATTTTGagacttggaaaaatttgATCCAATTTTTCACACGTATTCGCATGTCGTAAATCAATCTTGTTTTATATCAGGTGCATATCTACTTCGAATTTTTGAGCTCTGAATGTACGAATAATTAGTCGACAAACGATCTTGATAACAGCTAAGTTGAGTGGTTCAGTGCTGCGCGATAACAGTtcgtaaaaataattcatgagAATGGCATCTGCACAGGTAAAAAATAGTCATTGTCTCgtctattaatttttttactgtttAGTCTACTCTTAGAtttgtaaaatgaaaattcagtaaataaaatgagaacatttgaaaatattgttgctATTTTACATATGGAAAGTTTTATTAAAATGCATGAATTGGAGGAGACAAAAGTAATGAGAAACTCCATCAAAATATTCGTTTCTGCATTgttagattgaaaaaatattgaaaatctaCAAGTCAGTGGCACAGAATCCTGCTTTGATATCTGCCAGAATCACTTGGGTTAACGAGTCAGGGATTACGGTACAAAGTACTTGGTCACAACGAAACCTTGAGAGAcgaatttctcaaaaattttctagggAGCACATTCTTAAACCAGATCTGCAAGTTGCCAATGAACTCTTCCCTGTTGATGTATCCACCGAGTATGTCACCTCAATTCTCACTTTTAGTTTTACAGTATTCAATAGTTGCAAAATGGTGATTATACATAAATACTTTGTCGTATGTTTTTGATTGAATTTCAGACTTGCGTCTGCCCTCTTCGAAGATGGGCAGAAAAAAGCCATTTTGCGATCCGGGATTGTCGATAATGTCACCAAGcagtttattgaaatttggGACAGACAAAGATTAGTGAAGAATTATGACTTATCAGCTTTGGATGTTCATGGTGATGTTTATACTGACTGTAAGTTTGATTCAAAAACTGCGAGTTGAAAATGAGTTCTGCACAAAGAcatgtttgattttttttgcatcatgAAGGTCATGATTTAATGCAATTGAAGTTAAAAATGGATATGGTGGatggaaaatctttttttttcttttcagcgGAATTCGGATCTTTTGAGTGGTCACCCGATGCAACAAAACTTTTGTATGTAGCTGAAAAAAAGCTTCCCAAGTGTGAACCATTTTACAAGCAAAAACCAttggataaaaaagaaaagaaagaagaagacgaAGTGTCACGGGTAACTAAtggaattgataaatttttataagaTCTTGAGTTGTAGTAGTCATGCGTAGACAAAAAATTGTAGCCATTTAGGGTGCTTAAGAGCGTAATAGTATAGTCAGTGGAAAGATCATCTCATGAAAATGATTGATTTAcacaataaatcatttttagggataaaaataaattttagatGTCTTTTCATTTTACATTCCTGTTCATTTTTCAAGCTATATGATCGAAATAACTAATATTGGAGTACGAATAGGGCAATGAATACGTGTTCAAGCCACATTGGGGAGAACAATTGGTCGGAAAACATCGTCCAGTAGTCGTTGTTCTTAACACGAACGATGATACGTTAACCGTTCAGACCGGGATCGCCGAAAATCTTTCACCCGGTCAAGTAATCTGGACACCAGAAGGTGATGGTATTGTTGGTGTGGCGTGGATGCATGAACCTCGATATCTTGGACTCATGCACTGTAGCAACCGAGAATCGTGGATTTTTCTCTTAAAAAATGGAGATTACCGTAAATATTTGATTAACTACTTCAAGCACATGCAATATCCATTAAAAATCATTGGGAAATATTCCGATCTCTTATCTCCTTCAGGCAACTTGTCCGATAACGGTTGTGCGGTTCGTTCGCCGAGATTCAGTCCAGACGGAAAACATCTTATTTGGCTCGAAAGAGAATCTGGTGGTCCCCATCACAATGCACATCGGTTGATGCATCTGAAGTGGACACCAGAATTAGGAAAGgtgcattttttaaatcttttctATTTCAgggatttcaatatttttaacaattaTATAGGAATATAAAGACATTTTAACCATGTGGCGTTTCACATTTTGTCACTTTGCCTTACGGACATTCAAAGCATAAGTGGAAATGGGAAAACTTATAAGAAGTGTCATTAAAAAAGTATTAGTAGTCATAAATCAAAATTACTGTGTAATATTACGGAATATTACTTTTAAgacaaataaatgaaaacgcttctcatataattttttttttccagagtGAAATTCTCGTCGATATCGTGCGcaataataaaacaataaattttggtaaaaaattcTACGGTTTGTTCAATCGAGGCTTTCCAAAGCGTTGCTGGAGCAGTGACTCATCATATTTGTTCTTCAGCACCCCGCAACGACTTGTTGTGCGTTCTTACGCACTAAATATCGGTAAATCAAATAAAGAatcaacgaataaaaagaagGGACAAGTTTGAGTTACTTGCGCTCAAAGAGTTAATCTAAATTTAGAGTCTGCGTATGTCACTATGTGAAATTTTGCTGTGACATACCCGCGCGAGCACACACACGACTATAATGATAAAGATTTCAACACTAATAATAATGCGATCATTAtgttttagagaaaaaaattctgacagaaatcgaaaacgatttgaagACCCTCAGTATTCTGGACGTCCATAACAATATTTTACTCTTTATGGAAACTTCTGTAATCGAACCTTCGGAACTAATGATTGGACGTTTTGATGAAAGTTCCGTCCA
Proteins encoded:
- the LOC122407305 gene encoding protein-lysine methyltransferase METTL21D-like isoform X1; amino-acid sequence: MKGLDDIFTRSFEIESRECSLTLHQQKIGDVNCVVWDAALVLAKYLDVCCQNDKYGGNWLFGKKVVELGSGIGCVGMTAACLGAQVICTDLASALPILERNIQVNEDHWKKFGGSVCAQVLEWGKEILEDLSPDIILLADCVYYAESIDPLLKTLEMLLNRNAQSYAILSQEERDTPGQIRVWEIFMEKLRNQFSVEIVPISDQDSMYSSEDIHLMKLKPKKKWI
- the LOC122407305 gene encoding protein-lysine methyltransferase METTL21D-like isoform X2, with translation MVLISHLNQQYTCWFLVQATGANRTKTCWAQVICTDLASALPILERNIQVNEDHWKKFGGSVCAQVLEWGKEILEDLSPDIILLADCVYYAESIDPLLKTLEMLLNRNAQSYAILSQEERDTPGQIRVWEIFMEKLRNQFSVEIVPISDQDSMYSSEDIHLMKLKPKKKWI
- the LOC122407301 gene encoding acylamino-acid-releasing enzyme-like isoform X1; this encodes MRMASAQIEKILKIYKSVAQNPALISARITWVNESGITVQSTWSQRNLERRISQKFSREHILKPDLQVANELFPVDVSTELASALFEDGQKKAILRSGIVDNVTKQFIEIWDRQRLVKNYDLSALDVHGDVYTDSEFGSFEWSPDATKLLYVAEKKLPKCEPFYKQKPLDKKEKKEEDEVSRGNEYVFKPHWGEQLVGKHRPVVVVLNTNDDTLTVQTGIAENLSPGQVIWTPEGDGIVGVAWMHEPRYLGLMHCSNRESWIFLLKNGDYRNLSDNGCAVRSPRFSPDGKHLIWLERESGGPHHNAHRLMHLKWTPELGKSEILVDIVRNNKTINFGKKFYGLFNRGFPKRCWSSDSSYLFFSTPQRLVVRSYALNIEKKILTEIENDLKTLSILDVHNNILLFMETSVIEPSELMIGRFDESSVHSISRNSITRRNPIEGFANFMYDPLEHVAQNDDKVREFNSMYFGPKRGADKSHPLVVTIHGGPHGSYSNLFSIDTAVLALLGFAVLQVNYRGSAGMGADNIEFLQGRIGDVDVKDCVKAVEDALKEYPWLDASRVAICGGSHGGFLVAHLSGQYSDKYRAVVMRNPVIDVATMSTISDIPDCRNALSKDEKIAFRHVVCVSEASGFRYDEVLPRMDSPEATEVFVKMLKCSPIIHVDKVKAPTLVQIGSNDLRVPPSQGKHWYQRLKANGVKTRMHVYDDNHSLASMTAEIDEIINAAIWLMDHTTEKEGLNSIE
- the LOC122407301 gene encoding acylamino-acid-releasing enzyme-like isoform X2, coding for MRMASAQIEKILKIYKSVAQNPALISARITWVNESGITVQSTWSQRNLERRISQKFSREHILKPDLQVANELFPVDVSTELASALFEDGQKKAILRSGIVDNVTKQFIEIWDRQRLVKNYDLSALDVHGDVYTDSEFGSFEWSPDATKLLYVAEKKLPKCEPFYKQKPLDKKEKKEEDEVSRGNEYVFKPHWGEQLVGKHRPVVVVLNTNDDTLTVQTGIAENLSPGQVIWTPEGDGIVGVAWMHEPRYLGLMHCSNRESWIFLLKNGDYRNLSDNGCAVRSPRFSPDGKHLIWLERESGGPHHNAHRLMHLKWTPELGKSEILVDIVRNNKTINFGKKFYGLFNRGFPKRCWSSDSSYLFFSTPQRLVVRSYALNIEKKILTEIENDLKTLSILDVHNNILLFMETSVIEPSELMIGRFDESSVHSISRNSITRRNPIEGFANFMYDPLEHVAQNDDKVREFNSMYFGPKRGADKSHPLVVTIHGGPHGSYSNLFSIDTAVLALLGFAVLQVNYRGSAGMGADNIEFLQGRIGDVDVKDCVKAVEDALKEYPWLDASRVAICGGSHGGFLVAHLSGQYSDKYRAVVMRNPVIDVATMSTISDIPDWCVSEASGFRYDEVLPRMDSPEATEVFVKMLKCSPIIHVDKVKAPTLVQIGSNDLRVPPSQGKHWYQRLKANGVKTRMHVYDDNHSLASMTAEIDEIINAAIWLMDHTTEKEGLNSIE